One window of Leucoraja erinacea ecotype New England chromosome 37, Leri_hhj_1, whole genome shotgun sequence genomic DNA carries:
- the LOC129713841 gene encoding sacsin-like: protein MKDLKKFQGPALIVYNDSVFSEEDWHSIQTTGVSNKRNDPSKVGQFGLGFNTIYHITDVPSIFSGKYIGILDPQQKLFGEQEAGYIWSLDDPDDKKVLEHSKDQFRPFKYAMEVIGTTTWINALKENYFKGTLFRFPLRTEPSEILAGLYDRDKIFDLFDSFRADEDMNLLFLRNVSSVSIKHVDNSGNVKDLSKIAALQPEHMPCFNRNVGVQSQELVSKVKTSTSIRAISQFFVKEKNHNHWLITNCTGIRGELGKLDDLAEKLSYTPCVGLAFPLNKLESTETSTRTDFEGRLNFFLPLPNNEANKTGLPVHINAFFGLSDNRRHIKWIESDQRYDEAAQWNELLIDKILPYAYCQLILDAITLTKTSVLKPLSVYHIWPDLEKMNHKDRWIKISKETIKSLMKLDTLCLAANEENWISATKGIFLQCYDRLDMMQAIENVLIKEAQPLVRIPVHIFKALKFALGNHSELNVITPTSLRNILQHCDLYTFPYEQKLLLLEYVLSDEQYSSLNNLPLLPLTKGSFVRFQISSCEELVFTDSAKFPRILLPGFEERFLPEDLNDTLSDHLKKIAYSQIFANVICLNVNAVREYIRKALPEDWTKTLGHVTWDLINRQHPPVHWLSGFWDFLNNNCKTLEKFEGLPLIPLNSLKDCVNSIQLAHLSKNITTIFRMQNGYNLPDTIASIITRVGGSIVQDCDEFLKHQQLSEYVFSPNPNNVLKVFLNLGCDRVVKEIGSMSIDDRRSLRGFLAEASIFETDEINMLFKLPIFHQMTSLRPTSKGLITAGTHGALSNDVYPEIPDDVPLPETVLKCVDENDRKLLLMKGKLMTAADVALLMMKGIETQKYEPEQIEKVMLWILKNSEVLFKQKPELFNRCKTLRFLTSKDKVVEASTLFDPNNEAFQHLFQPEYQHLFPPPLYCKDEKSLQTLQKLGLKSKEDNISPDDLLKVAQLINKQHNHTSDIDCLCKKAEALIKLCNTTSVLAISSYQTVEQLCSLQWVPCNSRQKALTEHKKEKIDFNKLEDVRDSRYANLVGLVMPLTDKFTEKAGKILGLLNLPPAGKVVEHFLLIIDQMSNVSNTQHNFLVDLQTIYDYMQKNLGQFKSLLLAIEQPWVWNGAGFAHPQSIVFSYPEDLDLSGYVRKIPKEISQYRELLLECGVKTGYSNREVIQILYQIRDNTVKTNAGYGNPNELRTIISILDWMRRNNIPPNNDLPVPVWKGTQGGFCLTPCSKAVLCDLDKGALEAFNKCEENIHILHKEISVAIIEWLNVPPLSSKMQHSELIGIEQYGQVEPIVLRIKNILKEYDQEHDLFKELLQNAEDAGSALCSFLVDMRQHKDSPESLIDPGMASCHGPALWSYNNECFTDEDFHNITRIGTASKENQVDKIGKFGLGFNSVYHITDVPSILSGKYLLIFDPNVTHLKKYIHSVSNPGIKLDLFEHKRLIQKFPGQFNPYNGIFGCNFKISTGENFYYDGTLIKLPFRTPEEAAVSGISNKYYNQKHIMTLVDSFKQTSKDLIIFLKNVRKVSLKFINEHTSHENQLISVFKMERQIINIIEMADNFPLKKMQENAVNILESTNKFSKKNQKSEDLNYHTDYRRNNR from the exons ATGAAAGATCTTAAGAAGTTTCAAG GTCCAGCTCTAATAGTGTACAATGATTCCGTGTTCTCAGAAGAGGATTGGCATAGTATTCAGACTACAGGAGTCAGTAATAAACGTAATGATCCCAGCAAAGTTGGCCAATTTGGCCTTGGATTCAATACTATTTATCACATCACAG ATGTACCAAGTATATTCAGTGGTAAATATATTGGTATACTTGACCCACAACAAAAGCTGTTTGGAGAACAGGAAGCAGGGTATATATGGTCTCTTGATGACCCTGACGACAAAAAGGTTCTTGAACACTCCAAAGATCAGTTCAGACCATTCAAATATGCCATGGAAGTTATTGGGACAACAACATGGATTAATGCATTAAAAGAGAATTATTTCAAAGGAACATTGTTTCGGTTTCCATTGAGAACTGAACCTTCAGAAATATTAGCTGGCTTGTATGATAGAGATAAAATTTTTGATCTCTTTGACTCCTTCAGAGCAGATGAAGATATGAATCTTTTGTTTCTCAGAAATGTTTCATCTGTCTCAATTAAGCATGTTGACAACAGTGGAAATGTGAAGGACCTTTCAAAAATAGCAGCCTTGCAACCTGAACACATGCCCTGTTTTAATCGGAACGTAGGTGTTCAAAGCCAAGAACTAGTCTCTAAGGTTAAAACTTCTACCAGTATCAGAGCTATTTCTCAATTCTTTGTAAAAGAGAAGAATCACAATCACTGGTTAATAACAAATTGCACAGGCATTAGAGGTGAATTGGGTAAATTAGATGATCTGGCTGAGAAGCTGAGTTATACACCATGTGTTGGATTGGCCTTTCCTTTGAATAAACTAGAATCTACAGAAACTAGTACAAGAACAGATTTTGAAGGGCGTCTTAATTTCTTTCTACCACTTCCAAATAATGAGGCCAACAAGACAGGATTGCCAGTCCATATAAATGCGTTCTTTGGACTTTCAGACAACCGGAGACATATAAAGTGGATCGAATCAGACCAAAGATATGATGAAGCAGCACAATGGAACGAGCTCCTGATAGACAAGATCCTTCCCTATGCCTATTGCCAACTTATCTTGGATGCCATTACTCTGACTAAAACCTCAGTGTTAAAACCTTTATCAGTGTATCATATATGGCCAGACCTTGAGAAAATGAATCATAAAGACCGTTGGATTAAGATATCTAAAGAAACCATAAAATCTTTGATGAAACTTGATACACTGTGCTTGGCTGCCAATGAAGAAAACTGGATATCTGCTACCAAAGGCATATTTTTACAGTGCTATGATCGGCTTGACATGATGCAGGCAATTGAAAATGTTTTGATAAAAGAGGCTCAACCTTTGGTTAGAATCCCAGTTCATATATTCAAGGCCTTGAAATTTGCCTTGGGTAATCATAGTGAATTAAATGTAATCACTCCAACATCCCTCCGAAACATTCTTCAGCATTGTGATTTGTATACTTTCCCATATGAACAAAAATTACTACTTCTAGAATATGTTTTAAGTGATGAGCAATACAGTTCCCTCAACAACCTTCCACTACTGCCACTCACCAAGGGATCCTTTGTAAGATttcagatcagttcctgtgaagaACTCGTGTTTACTGACTCAGCAAAATTTCCAAG GATTTTGCTTCCAGGTTTTGAGGAGAGATTTCTACCTGAAGATCTTAATGATACATTGTCGGACCATCTAAAGAAAATAGCTTACAGTC AAATATTTGCAAATGTCATCTGCTTGAATGTGAATGCTGTGCGGGAGTACATTCGAAAAGCTCTTCCTGAAGACTGGACTAAAACACTTGGTCATGTAACATGGGATCTCATAAATAGACAGCACCCTCCAGTGCACTGGCTTTCAGGATTTTGGGATTTCCTGAATAACAATTGTAAAACGCTAGAGAAATTTGAAGGGTTACCACTCATACCACTCAACTCACTTAAAGATTGTGTGAACAGTATCCAACTCGCACATTTATCGAAGAACATTACGACAATTTTTCGAATGCAAAATGGTTACAATTTACCAGATACAATTGCAAGTATAATTACGAGAGTTGGAGGCAGTATTGTTCAAGACTGTGACGAATTTCTAAAGCATCAGCAGTTATCTGAGTATGTATTTTCACCCAAtccaaataatgttttaaaaGTATTTTTGAATCTGGGTTGTGATCGAGTAGTAAAAGAGATTGGTAGTATGTCAATTGACGACAGAAGATCTTTGAGAGGTTTTCTTGCTGAAGCATCCATTTTTGAGACGGATGAGATAAATATGTTATTCAAGTTACCAATCTTTCACCAGATGACTTCCCTTCGGCCTACAAGTAAAGGACTTATCACAGCTGGAACACACGGAGCCCTGAGCAATGATGTGTATCCTGAGATCCCAGATGATGTGCCTCTACCAGAAACGGTACTTAAATGTGTTGATGAAAATGACAGGAAACTGCTGCTGATGAAAGGAAAGTTAATGACAGCAGCAGATGTTGCTTTGCTTATGAtgaagggaatagagacccaaaaGTATGAGCCTGAACAAATTGAAAAGGTGATGCTCTGGATTCTAAAAAATAGTGAGGTACTTTTTAAACAGAAGCCAGAATTATTCAATAGGTGCAAAACACTTCGATTTTTAACTTCAAAGGACAAGGTTGTCGAAGCTTCTACTTTATTTGATCCAAATAATGAGGCTTTTCAGCATCTCTTTCAGCCAGAATATCAGCACTTGTTTCCCCCTCCACTTTATTGTAAGGATGAGAAAAGTTTACAGACATTGCAAAAACTTGGGCTGAAGTCAAAAGAAGACAATATTTCACCAGATGACCTTTTAAAGGTTGCGCAATTGATAAATAAACAACACAACCATACCAGTGACATTGACTGTCTTTGTAAAAAAGCAGAAGCTTTGATTAAATTGTGCAATACAACTTCAGTTTTGGCGATCAGTTCTTATCAAACTGTGGAACAATTATGTTCTTTGCAGTGGGTGCCCTGTAACAGTCGCCAAAAAGCATTGACAGAACATAAGAAAGAAAAGATTGATTTTAATAAACTTGAAGATGTAAGAGATTCAAGGTATGCTAACCTCGTTGGGCTAGTGATGCCACTTACTGACAAGTTTACAGAGAAGGCAGGCAAAATCTTGGGACTGCTGAACTTACCACCAGCTGGGAAGGTAGTTGAACATTTCCTATTAATAATTGACCAGATGTCCAACGTCAGCAACACTCAACACAATTTCCTGGTGGATTTGCAAACCATATATGATTACATGCAAAAAAATCTTGGTCAATTTAAGTCACTCCTCTTGGCTATCGAACAGCCATGGGTATGGAATGGGGCTGGGTTTGCACACCCTCAAAGTATTGTTTTCTCCTATCCTGAGGATTTGGATCTCAGTGGTTATGTCAGGAAAATCCCAAAGGAAATATCTCAGTACAGAGAGTTACTACTTGAATGTGGGGTGAAAACTGGCTACAGCAACCGTGAAGTTATTCAAATACTTTATCAGATAAGAGATAATACAGTTAAAACAAATGCTGGCTATGGTAACCCAAATGAATTGAGGACTATTATTTCCATATTAGATTGGATGCGTAGAAATAACATACCACCAAATAATGACCTTCCTGTGCCTGTGTGGAAAGGCACCCAGGGTGGATTCTGCTTGACACCATGTTCCAAGGCTGTTTTATGTGATTTAGATAAGGGAGCATTGGAGGCATTTAATAAATGTGAAGAAAATATTCATATTCTTCATAAAGAAATAAGCGTTGCCATTATTGAGTGGCTTAATGTGCCCCCTTTAAGCAGCAAGATGCAGCATTCTGAATTAATTGGAATTGAGCAATATGGCCAGGTGGAGCCCATTGTACTGAGAATTAAGAACATTTTGAAAGAATATGATCAGGAACATGATCTCTTCAAAGAGCTGCTTCAGAATGCCGAAGATGCTGGTTCTGCGCTTTGTAGTTTCCTAGTAGACATGAGACAACACAAAGATTCACCAGAAAGTCTAATTGATCCTGGTATGGCTTCATGCCATGGACCAGCACTCTGGTCATACAACAATGAGTGTTTCACTGATGAAGATTTCCACAATATAACTAGAATTGGAACAGCTTCGAAAGAAAACCAAGTTGATAAGATTGGTAAATTTGGTCTTGGATTTAATTCAGTTTATCACATAACCGATGTACCATCGATCCTCAGTGGAAAATATTTACTTATATTCGATCCAAACGTTACCCATCTCAAGAAATATATTCATTCTGTATCGAACCCTGGAATAAAACTTGATCTTTTTGAGCATAAACGATTAATTCAAAAATTCCCTGGACAGTTTAACCCATACAATGGAATATTtggatgtaattttaaaatttCCACTGGAGAAAATTTCTATTATGATGGGACTCTCATTAAGTTACCCTTCAGGACTCCAGAGGAGGCTGCAGTATCCGGGATCTCCAACAAGTATTATAATCAGAAACACATCATGACTTTGGTGGATAGTTTCAAACAGACATCAAAAGATCTCATCATATTCTTAAAGAACGTGAGAAAGGTTTCACTGAAATTTATTAACGAGCATACATCTCACGAAAACCAGCTAATCTCTGTTTTCAAAATGGAAAGGCAAATAATTAACATCATTGAAATGGCAGATAATTTCCCACTAAAGAAAATGCAAGAAAATGCTGTGAACATATTGGAGAGCACAAATAAATTCtctaaaaaaaatcagaaatctGAGGATCTCAACTATCATACAGATTACAGAAGAAACAATCGATAA